CGCCCTGAGGGCCGCACAGATCCCGGGAACGGCCGGAAAAGGCCGCTCGGCGGGGAGCGGCGGCCCTCAAGGACCTGTCGCCCCGCTCTCAGACTTCCTTGAAGAACGCCTCGGCCGTCTTCAGGAAGATGTCGTTCGCCTCGGTCTCCGCGACGGTCACCCGCACCCCCTCGCCGGGGAACGGCCGCACGACCACGCCCGCACGCTCACAGGTCTCGGCGAAGGCCGCCGTGCGCTCCCCCAGCCGCAGCCACACGAAGTTGGCCTGCGTCTCGGGAACGGTCCAGCCCTGCGCGCGCAGCGCGTCGACCACGCGCGTGCGCTCGCACACCAGCGAGCCCACCCGGCCCAGCAGCTCGTCCTCCGCCCGCAGGGAGGCGATCGCCGCTTCCTGCGCGAGCTGGCTCACCCCGAACGGCACGGCCGTCTTGCGCAGCGCCGCCGCGACCGGCTCGTGGGCGATGGCGAACCCCACCCGCAGTCCGGCGAGGCCGTACGCCTTGGAGAAGGTGCGCAGCACGCAGACGTTGGGCCGGTCCCGGTAGAGCACGGCGCCGTCCGGCACCTCGGGGTCCCGGATGAACTCGCGGTAGGCCTCGTCCAGCACCACCAGCACATCGCCGGGCACCCGGTCGAGGAACCGTTCCAGCTCGGCCCGGCGCACCACCGTGCCGGTCGGGTTGTTGGGATTGCACACGAAGATCAGGCGGGTGCGCTCGGTGATCGCGTCCGCCATCGCGTCCAGGTCGTGCACATCGCCCGGCGTGAGCGGCACCTTCACCGAGGTCGCGCCGCTGATCTGCGTGATGATCGGATACGCCTCGAAGGACCGCCAGGCGTACATGACCTCGTCGCCGGGGCCGCTGGTGGCCTGGATCAGCTGCTGGGCCACCCCGACGGAACCGGTGCCGGTGGCCACGTGCGCGGCCGGCACGCCGAAGCGCTCGGCCAGTTCGTTGACCAGATCGGTGCAGGCCATGTCCGGGTACCGGTTGAAGGAGGAGGCCGCCGCCGTCACGGTCTCCATGACACCGGGCAGCGGCGGATAGGGGTTCTCGTTGGAGGACAGCTTGTACGCCACCGGGCCGTCGCCCGCGGCGGCCTTGCCGGGCTTGTAGGTGGGGATGCCCTCCAGCTCGGCGCGCAGCTTCGGGTTCGTCTCGCTCACCGCAGTCCTCCTCATGGCCACCACCGACATCCAATACTCCATACCTTATGAGGATTGGGCGCTGCTGCGAATGGGTCGGAAGCCATCACCTCGGACCGGTCCCGCACTCGCCGTCGACCCCGCACGGCGGCTCGTGCGACATCACGGGCGTCTTCGTACGAATATGTACGAATGAGGGGCGCATCTCACATATATCTATGCGCCGGTGGCTTGCGCCGTGGCGCGCGTCGCTCGTGCAGGTGAGTTGAGACCTCTTCGAGACCTCCAGGGCTCGACAGGCCCATGGGTGTCGTCACATCACGTCCTGGCACGAAATCGCTTAACTGGCTCACTTTCTAAGGCAGTTGGTCCTTTATGACCATGCAGAAACGTGCCTGTCAATGCGTGCATATGCGTCCGCACTACCCCACCGCATGAGCCCTACTATCGGCTCGCCATGACAGCAGCAGGGAAGCACCAGGTGAGCCGCGCGGATACCTCTCGTCGAGGCAGCCGGCCGGGTCGGGCGGGCATCAGAGACGTGGCCGCCGCCGCCGGAGTCTCCATCACAACCGTCTCCGATGCCCTCAACGGCAAGGGCCGGCTCCCGGACGCCACCCGCCGCCATGTCCGTGAGGTCGCCGACCGGCTGGGGTACCGCCCCTCGGCCGCAGCACGCACGCTCCGTACCGGGAAGTCGGGCCTCATCGGCCTGACCGTGACGACGTACGGGGATGAACCTTTCACCTTCACCGAGTTCGCGTACTTCGCCGAGATGGCGCGGGCCGCCACCTCGGCCGCGCTCGCCCGCGGCTACGCGCTCGTCATCCTCCCGGCGACCTCGCGCCACGACGTGTGGTCGAACGTCGCCCTGGACGGCACGGTCGTCATCGACCCCTCCGACCAGGACCCGGTCGTCAGCGAGCTGGTCCGGCAGGGCTTACCGGTGGTCAGCGACGGCCGCCCGGCCGGCGCCCTCCCGGTCACCGCCTGGGTCGACAACGACCACGAGGCCGCCGTCCTCGACATCCTCGACCACCTCGCCGAGGCCGGCGCCCGCCGCATCGGCCTGCTCACCGGCACCACCACCGACACGTACACCCATCTGTCGACGACCGCCTACCTGCGCTGGTGCGAGCGCGTCGGCCAGGACCCGGTCTACGAGTCCTACCCCGCCCACGATCCGTGCGCGGGCGCCGTCGCCGCCGACCGGCTGCTGGCACGCCCGGACCGGCCCGACGCCGTCTACGGGCTGTTCGACCCCAACGGCACGGACCTGCTCGCCGCCGCCCGCCGCTACGGCCTGCGTGTCCCCGACGACCTGCTGCTGGTGTGCTGCAGCGAGTCCACGGTCTACGCCAACACCGAGCCGCCGATCACCACGCTCTCCCTCAAACCGCGCCGCATCGGCACCGCGGTGGTCCAGCTCCTCATCGACGCCATCGAGGGAGTCGAGTCGGACCAGCCGGTCGAGCAGGTCATACCGACCGAGCTGATCGTGCGCACCTCCTCGCAGCGGCGCCCGCCGCGCACGACCGTCAGCCCGCCCCGGTCACCGGAGGAGCAGTAGGAGCGTCGCGCCGCGGGCCCGCCGAAGAGTGTCCAAACGGGGCGAAAGCCACGGTGAACCTGAGTCCCGTTCCGATTCACCACCCCTGGGTCATCACACGGCGCGATCCGCATTCCTATGATGGGCGCACGACACCGCGGGCCGCTGCGACCAGGCAGTCCGAAGCGGTGCAGACGCGGCGCGATGGTGGAGGGGTCGATGACTCAGGGGGCCGGTCAGGGACCCGAGGTGGAGCGGACGGCGACACTGCGCGACTTCCGCGTGCCCGCGTACATGAACGAGGCCGCTCCGTACCCCCCCGGCGCGCCTCCCGCCGAGAGCGCGCCGCCGCTCGAGGAGGACCGCCCGGCGCCCGAGGAGGGCTACCCGGACGTGTACACGCCGACCCAGCGTGACCTGCCCGTCATCCACCGCGGCGACACGGTCCAGGTGACGGTGGACCCTGTCGCCGCGCAGGCCCCGGCCGGGCCCGGACCGCTGTTCGTCGTCGGCGACGTGCACGGCTATCTCGACCAACTGGTCGCCGCGCTCCAGGAACAGGGACTTGTCGACGCCGCAGGCCAGTGGTGCGCCGGCACCGCGCGGCTGTGGTTCCTCGGCGACTTCACCGACCGCGGCCCGGACGGCATCGGCGTCATCGATCTGGTGATGCGGCTGTCCGCCGAGGCGGCGGCGGCCGGCGGCTACTGCAAGGCCCTCATGGGCAACCACGAGCTTCTGCTGCTGGGTGCCAAGCGGTTCGGCGACACCCCCGTCAACTCCGGTGCGGGCACCGCCACCTTCCAGGCGGCCTGGCTGCTCAACGGCGGCCAGAAGTCCGACATGGACCGCCTCCAGGACCACCACCTGCAGTGGATGGCCCGCCTCGACGCGATGGAGGAGGTCGACGGCTACCTCCTCGTGCACTCCGACACCACCTCCTACCTCGACTACGGCGACTCGATCGAAGCGGTCAACGACACGGTCCACGACACCCTCACGCGCAATGACGCGGACGAGTGCTGGGACCTGTTCCGCAAGTTCACCAAGCGCTTCTCCTTCCGTGACGAGGGCGGCGCCGACGCCGTGCGCTCGCTGCTCGGCACCTACGGCGGCGCCCGCATCGTGCACGGCCACAGCCCCATCCCGTATCTGCTGGGCGAAGTCGGCTCCGAGGACGGCGACGAGACCGCGGGCCCCGTCGTGGAGGGACCGCACGTCTACGCCGAGGGCCTCGCCATCGCCATGGACGGCGGCGTGACGATGGCCGGAAAACTGCTGGTCCAGCAACTTCCGCTGGACTTCTGACCGTTCCACGACGCCCCCGTCGGTGCCGGGCCGGGCCGCAGCCCGGCACGCAATTTGTGGAAACCCCCTGTCACCGCGCACCGTCGCGGCTCTACCATCGGGTTATCCGTAGCAGGCTCCCCTCCGTTTCTGCCCGACGGCTCGCTGTCATGCGAGCCCCAAGCCCTACGGAGCATCGGGGGATGCACATGAACAGCGTTCCGCAGCACCTGCTGAGCGAGGACCGCCGGGAGTACGAGCGGATCCTCGATGAGGCGCTGCGCTCCGCCCCACACCACCTGGAACCGACCGCCGTCGGACAGCGGCTCACCACCGAACAGCTGCGCACCATGGCGCTCAACGCCACCGCTCTGATCACCGCGGCCGCGGCGACCGAGTACCACCACTACGTGACGGTCCGCGAGAAGCTGCGCCGCCCGGCACCGGCCGGGGCACCGGCCGTCCGGGGCCGCGGCACCGCGGAACCGGACCCGGCCGTGACGGAGCTCGCGGCCACCGTCGGCGAGGCCGCGGAGACCGGCGGCGCGGGGGCCGCCGCGGTGGTCGCGGTCCTCGCCCCCGTCCTCGCCGGGATCGCCGCCGCCCTCTTCCTCCTCGTCGGCTACGCCCTGAAGGTGCTCGACCCGGCGCCGGCCTTCGCGCAGAGTCTGGTCACCGTCGGCTGGGTGTTCGGCGCCGTGACCGCGGCGGCCCTCCTGGCGGCCGGTGTGGCACTGCTGGCCACCGCGCTGCGCAACCGGCCCGCACCGGACGCCGGGCCGTACGGCGTCCTCGACGAGGATCTCGCACGGGCCCGGGACGCCTGGCACGACGCCCTGCTCGAACGGGGCCTCCTGCCGTTCCTGCGCGAGGCCCTCGCGGCCTCCGCGGGTGCGGCGCCGCACCGCATGGACCCCGCGGCGCCCAGCGGCCGGATGCCGCACCTGGGCTACGGCCGCCCCGGCTTCAGCAGCCCGGACGACGGTGCCGCCCCGGGCTCCCGTCCGAGCTACTCCAGCCCGGACTTCTCCAGCCCGGACTTCGGGGGTCCGGAACACCGCCCGGAGTGAGCGACCGGACCGGTGCCGGACGGGGACGGGCTCCACCGCCCCCCCCGTCCGGCACCGGCCGCCGTCGGCTGTCACACCGGCTTCACTCCGCGATCGGCAGGTACACCCGGTTGCCCGCGGCGGCGAACTCCTTCGACTTCTGGGCCATGCCCTCCGCGATGTCGGCCTCGGCCCGGCCGGTGCCGTGCTCGCGGCGGATGTCCTGCGAGATCTTCATCGAGCAGAACTTCGGACCGCACATGGAGCAGAAGTGGGCGGTCTTGGCGGGTTCCGCCGGAAGGGTTTCGTCGTGGAACTCCCGGGCCGTGTCCGGGTCGAGGGCCAGATTGAACTGATCCTCCCACCGGAACTCGAACCGGGCGTCGGAGAGCGCGTCGTCCCACTCCTGGGCTCCCGGGTGCCCCTTGGCGAGGTCGGCCGCGTGGGCGGCGATCTTGTAGGTGATGACGCCGGTCTTGACGTCGTCGCGGTTGGGCAGGCCCAGGTGTTCCTTGGGCGTGACGTAGCAGAGCATGGCCGTGCCCCACCAGGCGATCATGGCGGCGCCGATACCGGAGGTGATGTGGTCGTACGCCGGGGCGACGTCCGTCGTCAGCGGTCCGAGCGTATAGAACGGAGCTTCATCGCAGATCTCCTGCTGAAGGTCGATGTTCTCCTTGATCTTGTGCATCGGGACATGTCCCGGGCCCTCGATCATCGTCTGTACGTGGAAACGCTTGGCGATCGTGTTGAGTTCCCCGAGCGTGCGCAGCTCCGCGAACTGTGCCTCGTCGTTGGCGTCCGCGATGGATCCGGGCCTGAGGCCGTCGCCGAGCGAGTACGTGACGTCGTAGGCGGCGAGGATCTCGCAGAGTTCCTCGAAGTTCTCGTAGAGGAACGACTCCCTGTGGTGGGCGAGGCACCAGGCCGCCATGATCGAGCCGCCGCGCGAGACGATGCCGGTCTTGCGGTTCGCGGTCAGCGGCACATACGCGAGGCGTACGCCGGCGTGGACCGTCATATAGTCCACGCCCTGTTCGGCCTGCTCGATGACCGTGTCCTTGTAGACCTCCCAGGTCAGCTCCTCGGCCCTGCCGTCGACCTTCTCCAGGGCCTGGTAGAGCGGCACCGTGCCGATGGGCACGGGGGAGTTGCGCAGCACCCACTCGCGCGTGGTGTGGATGTTGCGGCCGGTGGAGAGGTCCATGACGGTGTCGGCGCCCCAGCGGGTCGCCCACGTCATCTTCTCGACCTCCTCCTCGATCGACGAGGTGACCGCGGAGTTGCCGATGTTGGCGTTGACCTTCACCAGGAACCGCTTGCCGATGATCATCGGCTCGATCTCCGGGTGGTTCACGTTGGCCGGGAGCACCGCACGGCCCGCGGCGATCTCCTCGCGGACGACCTCGGGGGAGACGTTCTCCCGGAGGGCCACGAACTCCATCTCGGGGGTGATCTCCCCGCGGCGCGCATAGGCCAGCTGCGTCACCGCCTCTCCGCCGCGTCCCCGCCGCGGCTGGCGCGGCCGGCCGGGGAACACCGCGTCGAGGTTGCGCAGTCCTCCGCGCGGCGAGGTGTGCTTGATCCCGTCGTCCTCGGGACGGACGGGACGGCCCGCGTACTCCTCGGTGTCGCCGCGGGCGATGATCCAGTTCTCCCGCAGCGGCGGCAGACCGCGCCGGACGTCGGTGTTCACGAGCGGGTCGGTGTACGCGCCCGAGGTGTCGTAGAGGGTGACCGACTCCCCGTTGGTGAGGTGCACCTGACGGACCGGCACCCGCAGGTCGGGGCGGGTGCCCTCGACATACGCCTTGTGCCAGCCGATGGATTTCCCGGCCTCCTGGGACTGTTCGTCCTGGACGGAGGCAGGCGTGCGTGCGTCCTTGTTGGTCATGAGACCTACTCCCTACGCCGGCATTACCCGGTAACAGGTTCGGCGGTCGACGCAGCGGCTTCCGTCCGGCGGCATTTCCCGGGGAACGTCGTACGTTCCACGTGAAACATCGCGAAGACGGAGGTCAGCGCCCTCTCAGCCCGGTGCTCCGAGCTCCCGCGTGTGCAAAGGTGCCTCCACGCTAGCGCCATGTGTGGCGCGGTGAACAGTGGGCCCCCGGCGTTCTTGCGATGATCGGGCGGTGACCACGACGCAGCAGTTCCCCCATCCGCCGCCGGAACCACGCCCCGGTCCCGAGTCCGGGCACGGCCATGGGTCCGGACACGGTCACGGGCATGCGCACAGCCACGGTCACGGCCCGGCCGCGCCGGTCTCGCAGCACCTCCGCAAGATCATCGCTGCGGTCCTGGTCCCATTCGCCGCCGCCGTGGTGGTCGGGCTCGTCGTGCTCTGGCCCGGCGGCGCCCCCGCGCACCAGCGCACCGGCGTGGGCTTCGACCGGCAGACGCAGCAGGCAACGGTCACCCAGGTGGTGGCGGTGAGCTGCAAGGCGGTGAACACCTCCGGCGACACACCGACCGGCGACACCTCCACCGCCGAGGGCGCCTCCGCCCAGGCGCAGGCGTCCGGCACCTGCAAGAAGGCCACGATCCGCGTCGACACCGGCAAGGACAAGGGCCGTGCCTTCACCGAGATCGTGCAGCCGGACCAGTCACGGCAGTTGCACCGGGGCGAGAAGGTCGTGGCCGCCTACGAGCCCGCCGCGCCGAGGGAGTTGCAGTACTCGGTCACGGATGTGAGCCGCGGCTTCCCCATGGCGCTGCTGGCCGGGATCTTCGCACTCGCCGTCGTGGTCGTCGGGCGGATGCGCGGGGTCATGGCGCTGGTCGCGCTGGCCATCAGCTTCGTGGTGCTGGACCTCTTCATCCTGCCCGCGATCCTGCAAGGGTCGAATCCGCTGGTCGTGGCCGTGGTGGGAGCCAGCGCGATCATGCTGATCGCGCTGTACATGTGCCACG
The sequence above is drawn from the Streptomyces sp. SAT1 genome and encodes:
- a CDS encoding YibE/F family protein, with the protein product MTTTQQFPHPPPEPRPGPESGHGHGSGHGHGHAHSHGHGPAAPVSQHLRKIIAAVLVPFAAAVVVGLVVLWPGGAPAHQRTGVGFDRQTQQATVTQVVAVSCKAVNTSGDTPTGDTSTAEGASAQAQASGTCKKATIRVDTGKDKGRAFTEIVQPDQSRQLHRGEKVVAAYEPAAPRELQYSVTDVSRGFPMALLAGIFALAVVVVGRMRGVMALVALAISFVVLDLFILPAILQGSNPLVVAVVGASAIMLIALYMCHGLSARTSVAVLGTLVSLVLIGVLGSLFIGWASLTGNTDDNTGLIHGLYPSIDMSGLLLAGVIIGSLGVLDDVTVTQTSAVWELHEANPALGWRGLYRAGIRIGRDHIASVVNTLVLAYAGAALPLLLLFSIAQSSVGTVATSELVAEEIVRTLVGSIGLVASVPVTTALAALVVSVDRPQPVSAPAAAGLPAPARGGRGRRRKR
- a CDS encoding LacI family DNA-binding transcriptional regulator, with amino-acid sequence MTAAGKHQVSRADTSRRGSRPGRAGIRDVAAAAGVSITTVSDALNGKGRLPDATRRHVREVADRLGYRPSAAARTLRTGKSGLIGLTVTTYGDEPFTFTEFAYFAEMARAATSAALARGYALVILPATSRHDVWSNVALDGTVVIDPSDQDPVVSELVRQGLPVVSDGRPAGALPVTAWVDNDHEAAVLDILDHLAEAGARRIGLLTGTTTDTYTHLSTTAYLRWCERVGQDPVYESYPAHDPCAGAVAADRLLARPDRPDAVYGLFDPNGTDLLAAARRYGLRVPDDLLLVCCSESTVYANTEPPITTLSLKPRRIGTAVVQLLIDAIEGVESDQPVEQVIPTELIVRTSSQRRPPRTTVSPPRSPEEQ
- a CDS encoding metallophosphoesterase, coding for MVEGSMTQGAGQGPEVERTATLRDFRVPAYMNEAAPYPPGAPPAESAPPLEEDRPAPEEGYPDVYTPTQRDLPVIHRGDTVQVTVDPVAAQAPAGPGPLFVVGDVHGYLDQLVAALQEQGLVDAAGQWCAGTARLWFLGDFTDRGPDGIGVIDLVMRLSAEAAAAGGYCKALMGNHELLLLGAKRFGDTPVNSGAGTATFQAAWLLNGGQKSDMDRLQDHHLQWMARLDAMEEVDGYLLVHSDTTSYLDYGDSIEAVNDTVHDTLTRNDADECWDLFRKFTKRFSFRDEGGADAVRSLLGTYGGARIVHGHSPIPYLLGEVGSEDGDETAGPVVEGPHVYAEGLAIAMDGGVTMAGKLLVQQLPLDF
- the thiC gene encoding phosphomethylpyrimidine synthase ThiC → MTNKDARTPASVQDEQSQEAGKSIGWHKAYVEGTRPDLRVPVRQVHLTNGESVTLYDTSGAYTDPLVNTDVRRGLPPLRENWIIARGDTEEYAGRPVRPEDDGIKHTSPRGGLRNLDAVFPGRPRQPRRGRGGEAVTQLAYARRGEITPEMEFVALRENVSPEVVREEIAAGRAVLPANVNHPEIEPMIIGKRFLVKVNANIGNSAVTSSIEEEVEKMTWATRWGADTVMDLSTGRNIHTTREWVLRNSPVPIGTVPLYQALEKVDGRAEELTWEVYKDTVIEQAEQGVDYMTVHAGVRLAYVPLTANRKTGIVSRGGSIMAAWCLAHHRESFLYENFEELCEILAAYDVTYSLGDGLRPGSIADANDEAQFAELRTLGELNTIAKRFHVQTMIEGPGHVPMHKIKENIDLQQEICDEAPFYTLGPLTTDVAPAYDHITSGIGAAMIAWWGTAMLCYVTPKEHLGLPNRDDVKTGVITYKIAAHAADLAKGHPGAQEWDDALSDARFEFRWEDQFNLALDPDTAREFHDETLPAEPAKTAHFCSMCGPKFCSMKISQDIRREHGTGRAEADIAEGMAQKSKEFAAAGNRVYLPIAE
- the hisC gene encoding histidinol-phosphate transaminase translates to MSETNPKLRAELEGIPTYKPGKAAAGDGPVAYKLSSNENPYPPLPGVMETVTAAASSFNRYPDMACTDLVNELAERFGVPAAHVATGTGSVGVAQQLIQATSGPGDEVMYAWRSFEAYPIITQISGATSVKVPLTPGDVHDLDAMADAITERTRLIFVCNPNNPTGTVVRRAELERFLDRVPGDVLVVLDEAYREFIRDPEVPDGAVLYRDRPNVCVLRTFSKAYGLAGLRVGFAIAHEPVAAALRKTAVPFGVSQLAQEAAIASLRAEDELLGRVGSLVCERTRVVDALRAQGWTVPETQANFVWLRLGERTAAFAETCERAGVVVRPFPGEGVRVTVAETEANDIFLKTAEAFFKEV